One genomic segment of Andreesenia angusta includes these proteins:
- a CDS encoding GrdX family protein, producing the protein MKELIVTNNPLVNEKFNAVMDVEYREVDFLGILEVMRDRIHSGHKLLTHPLSSSLKPNETPYKSAILSAKSFGSVDFESLSIIESSIESTKKFQRDKKTPNWSPNCLEDFQVIDSSVIEQAVDMKKHM; encoded by the coding sequence GTGAAGGAACTTATAGTTACAAATAATCCCTTAGTTAATGAAAAATTTAACGCAGTCATGGATGTTGAGTATAGAGAAGTAGATTTTCTGGGAATACTGGAAGTTATGAGAGACAGGATTCACAGCGGGCATAAACTCCTGACACATCCTCTTTCAAGTAGCTTGAAGCCGAATGAGACGCCTTACAAGAGCGCTATACTCAGTGCAAAAAGCTTTGGAAGCGTGGACTTTGAATCACTATCTATAATAGAGAGCAGCATAGAGTCGACTAAGAAGTTTCAAAGAGACAAGAAGACCCCAAACTGGAGTCCAAACTGTCTAGAGGACTTTCAAGTCATAGACAGCTCGGTTATAGAACAGGCGGTAGACATGAAAAAGCATATGTAG
- a CDS encoding Na/Pi cotransporter family protein has translation MEIAIGVIGGLGLFLYGMNLMGAGLQKSAGEKLKRLIEVLTSNRFMAVLVGGAVTMVIQSSSATTVMMVGFVNAGLMNLRQAVGVLMGANIGTTVTAQLIAFKLSDVAPLIIGIGVAMWLFASKKKTKDIAEILIGFGILFIGMDTMSGALKPLSKSEAFKSLLSGLDNPVVGILVGFGITTILQSSSASIGLLLAISSQGLLTIEMALPILFGDNIGTTTTAMLSSIGASRAAKQAAFMHLLFNLIGTIIFMVVLRKPVQTLVYNISPNSVERQIANAHTFFNLINVVIQFPFAGLLVKAAETFIKGGKEEEQLLKYIDDRILETPSVAVGQASKEVLRMGKMVLENLDRSLESFYKKDEKLTQEVFENERRINELEAEITKFLVNLGGLTLTNKEHKTVTTLFHAINDIERIGDHADNIAEQTQYRIDNNLWFSEGAIDELKLMFDKTLDLYKNTLTAFKLADMNLAKEVIIREDEIDRLEKKYRASHIERLNAQECQPSSGIVYLDIISNLERVGDHSSNMAQYIIDALEEESA, from the coding sequence ATGGAAATAGCTATAGGAGTTATAGGAGGACTGGGATTGTTCCTTTATGGGATGAATCTGATGGGAGCAGGACTTCAGAAATCAGCGGGAGAAAAGCTTAAAAGGCTGATAGAAGTACTCACTAGCAACAGATTCATGGCAGTCCTAGTAGGTGGAGCCGTTACTATGGTAATACAGAGCAGTTCCGCTACAACTGTAATGATGGTTGGATTTGTAAATGCAGGGCTGATGAACTTACGTCAGGCCGTAGGAGTATTGATGGGGGCGAACATAGGTACGACCGTGACAGCCCAGCTGATCGCTTTCAAGCTTTCAGATGTTGCACCGCTTATAATAGGAATAGGTGTTGCAATGTGGCTTTTTGCCTCCAAGAAAAAGACGAAAGACATAGCTGAAATACTTATAGGATTCGGTATACTCTTCATAGGTATGGACACAATGTCAGGCGCTCTAAAGCCGCTCAGCAAGTCAGAGGCTTTCAAGTCGCTGCTAAGCGGACTAGACAACCCTGTGGTTGGAATACTGGTCGGATTTGGAATAACTACTATACTTCAGAGCAGCAGTGCTTCGATAGGGCTTTTACTTGCGATTTCGAGCCAGGGACTGCTTACGATAGAGATGGCCCTTCCGATTCTGTTCGGAGACAATATAGGGACTACTACAACAGCTATGCTCTCAAGTATAGGGGCCAGCAGAGCTGCCAAGCAGGCTGCGTTTATGCACTTGCTTTTCAATCTGATTGGAACAATTATATTCATGGTAGTGCTCAGGAAACCTGTGCAGACTTTGGTCTACAACATATCGCCAAACTCTGTGGAGAGACAGATAGCAAATGCGCACACATTCTTCAATCTAATAAATGTGGTAATACAGTTCCCGTTTGCAGGGCTTCTAGTTAAGGCCGCAGAGACCTTTATAAAAGGCGGGAAAGAGGAAGAGCAGCTGCTCAAGTATATAGACGACAGGATACTTGAGACACCTTCTGTAGCAGTAGGACAGGCTTCAAAAGAAGTGCTCAGGATGGGCAAGATGGTGCTTGAAAATCTCGACAGATCACTGGAATCATTCTATAAGAAAGATGAGAAGCTCACACAGGAAGTCTTTGAGAACGAGAGAAGGATAAACGAACTTGAAGCTGAAATAACCAAGTTCCTTGTAAACCTAGGCGGGCTTACGCTTACTAACAAGGAGCACAAGACAGTTACAACATTGTTCCATGCCATAAACGACATAGAGAGAATAGGCGACCATGCGGACAATATAGCGGAGCAGACTCAGTACAGGATAGACAACAACCTATGGTTCAGCGAAGGCGCCATAGATGAGCTCAAGCTGATGTTCGACAAGACACTAGATCTTTACAAGAACACACTGACTGCCTTTAAGCTTGCAGATATGAATCTAGCTAAAGAGGTAATAATAAGAGAAGACGAAATAGACAGACTTGAGAAGAAGTACAGAGCAAGCCATATAGAGAGGCTGAATGCACAGGAGTGCCAGCCAAGCTCAGGTATAGTTTACCTGGACATAATAAGCAACCTAGAGAGAGTGGGAGATCACTCGTCTAACATGGCTCAGTATATAATAGACGCTCTAGAAGAAGAGAGCGCTTAA
- the trmL gene encoding tRNA (uridine(34)/cytosine(34)/5-carboxymethylaminomethyluridine(34)-2'-O)-methyltransferase TrmL, translating to MNIVLFQPEIPQNTGNIARTCAATGSRLHLIKPLGFSIDEKAVKRAGLDYWELLDINVYESAEEFFEKNADGVFYFSSTKAQKNYTDFSFQDDSYIVFGRETSGLPDWIMEKYSERLMRIPMVDVEKARSLNLSNAVAIVVYEALRQVGFKDLR from the coding sequence ATGAACATAGTACTTTTTCAGCCAGAGATACCCCAGAACACCGGGAATATAGCCAGGACTTGTGCGGCAACAGGAAGCAGACTACACCTTATAAAGCCACTGGGCTTCTCGATAGACGAAAAGGCTGTAAAGCGGGCAGGGCTTGACTACTGGGAGCTGCTAGACATAAATGTCTACGAGAGCGCAGAGGAGTTTTTTGAAAAAAATGCAGACGGGGTGTTTTACTTTTCAAGCACCAAGGCTCAAAAAAACTACACAGACTTCAGCTTTCAAGACGACAGCTACATCGTGTTTGGGAGAGAGACTTCAGGCCTTCCAGACTGGATAATGGAGAAGTACAGCGAAAGGCTTATGAGGATACCTATGGTCGACGTCGAAAAGGCCAGATCCCTAAATCTTTCAAACGCAGTCGCCATAGTGGTTTACGAAGCGCTTAGGCAAGTTGGATTTAAAGACTTAAGGTGA
- a CDS encoding DUF2225 domain-containing protein — MLKGDKMCIYKKKLECPVCKSKFETTKVKSSKLRVETMDTDLFKRFKDVEEHPIKYEVIMCPNCGYSAIEKHFENISKRGIAIIKENIMYKWIKQDYTDVRDKQDAIKAYKFALYEAELMKKSKVELGGICLRMAWVNRLYGDIENEYKYLDMTLKLYDKAYMEEDLMKEGADEITIGYLIGDINERLGNKKEALRWMNKIVFDRSISQNRTIEKLAREKIETLKSEDVEQEDELQAQAN; from the coding sequence ATGTTGAAAGGTGATAAGATGTGCATATACAAGAAAAAACTAGAGTGTCCTGTCTGCAAGTCTAAGTTTGAGACTACGAAAGTGAAAAGCTCCAAGCTGAGAGTGGAAACGATGGATACAGATTTATTCAAGAGATTTAAAGACGTAGAAGAGCATCCCATAAAGTACGAGGTGATAATGTGCCCTAACTGCGGATACTCCGCTATAGAAAAACATTTTGAAAACATAAGCAAAAGAGGAATAGCAATTATAAAAGAAAATATCATGTATAAATGGATAAAACAGGATTATACAGACGTGAGAGATAAACAGGATGCAATCAAAGCGTATAAATTTGCTCTTTACGAGGCCGAACTTATGAAGAAGTCCAAGGTGGAGCTAGGTGGCATATGTCTTAGAATGGCGTGGGTTAATAGGCTCTACGGGGATATCGAAAACGAGTACAAGTATCTGGACATGACACTCAAGCTCTACGACAAGGCCTATATGGAAGAAGACCTGATGAAAGAGGGAGCAGATGAAATAACCATAGGCTATCTTATCGGAGACATAAACGAAAGGCTTGGGAATAAAAAAGAGGCCTTGAGGTGGATGAACAAGATAGTGTTCGACAGAAGCATAAGCCAGAACAGAACTATAGAGAAGTTGGCTCGTGAAAAAATAGAGACACTTAAGTCGGAAGATGTCGAGCAGGAAGATGAGCTTCAAGCGCAGGCAAACTAA
- a CDS encoding VanW family protein: MRTRVERAKRRRQKALRTMAIVIILSTITLSATGYIYASKLLEKEVIYDGVSIGGIDVGNMTKEQAKAELEELYSRPLSEKKLVLRYDDYMKEISYSDIGAEYDYDEAVEKAFEIGRSDGFFGNLGSVLKAKSGDFELSMTMKTDRGRIDKILQSVKSELDRDPVDATIDASSGEIAVVEEQNGQTVDIKLLDKKVKEGLGSEAEVEIPVKLEQPKIKSEELREIKSQIGHYSTSFSSSDAGRNHNILLSSESIDGKIIMPGEIFSFNDSTGLRDRANGYKESIIIVNKKPVPGVGGGVCQTSSTLYNAIANTGLEVVERHNHSLPVGYVPRGMDATVSDNTLDFRFRNSFDYPVFIKSDIVGNTVQVRIYGK; encoded by the coding sequence ATGAGGACAAGAGTTGAAAGAGCCAAGCGAAGAAGGCAGAAGGCGCTTCGAACTATGGCTATTGTGATTATCCTATCTACAATAACTCTTTCGGCCACGGGATATATATATGCAAGTAAGCTGCTTGAAAAAGAAGTTATATACGATGGAGTATCTATAGGCGGAATCGATGTGGGAAACATGACAAAAGAGCAGGCCAAAGCAGAGCTAGAGGAGCTGTACAGCCGACCGCTGTCGGAGAAAAAGCTTGTGCTGAGATACGATGACTACATGAAAGAAATAAGCTACAGCGACATAGGCGCCGAGTACGACTACGACGAAGCAGTGGAAAAAGCCTTTGAAATAGGCAGGAGCGACGGCTTCTTCGGGAATCTGGGAAGCGTGTTGAAGGCGAAAAGTGGAGATTTTGAACTCTCCATGACTATGAAGACAGATAGAGGGCGCATAGACAAGATACTTCAGAGCGTAAAGTCAGAGCTGGACAGAGATCCGGTTGATGCCACTATAGATGCGTCTTCAGGAGAAATAGCCGTGGTGGAAGAGCAAAACGGGCAGACTGTGGACATAAAGCTGCTGGACAAGAAGGTAAAAGAGGGCTTGGGGTCGGAAGCGGAGGTTGAAATACCTGTGAAACTGGAGCAACCAAAGATAAAGTCTGAAGAGCTTAGGGAGATAAAGAGTCAGATAGGTCATTACTCTACTAGCTTTTCCTCTAGCGACGCTGGAAGAAACCACAACATACTGCTTTCTTCGGAGTCTATAGATGGAAAGATAATCATGCCTGGAGAGATATTTTCGTTTAACGATTCTACAGGCCTTAGAGACAGGGCGAACGGCTACAAGGAGTCTATAATAATAGTCAACAAAAAGCCTGTTCCAGGAGTAGGAGGAGGAGTCTGCCAGACTTCGAGCACGCTTTACAACGCCATAGCCAACACAGGCTTGGAAGTGGTGGAAAGACACAACCACTCTCTGCCAGTTGGCTACGTACCTAGAGGTATGGATGCGACTGTTTCTGACAACACGCTTGACTTTAGATTCAGAAACAGCTTTGACTATCCGGTATTCATAAAATCAGACATAGTTGGAAATACAGTACAGGTAAGGATATACGGAAAATAG
- a CDS encoding cell division protein FtsA — translation MNGEYVFSLDIGTRTVIGLVGKYEDGVLKILGSDKLEHRKRAMYDGQIHDINSVAEIASQVKSSLEEKTGIELKHVSIAAAGRSLKTVKSKVTVPTDISKEIEKRDIKSAELEAIQVAQKTLDEDSQDKNKYHCVGYSVIKSYLDDVLIENLEGHRGDNITLELIATFLPYTVMNSLYSVMDRIGLEVENITLEPIAAMEVAIKQNLRLLNLALVDVGAGTSDIAITREGTVFSYDMVPIAGDEITEAIINKYLLDYDEAEKLKLKLRGEETISYSDIMGIGYQKEKSEILEDIRDSIETLADEIASRILSINGKSPSAVFLIGGGAQVPNLDIYIAEKLELPKERVAVRDTSIIDDIEGIDENLKHSDGITPIGIAVNSAKSSYKNFIEVSVNCQNVKMFNSGSPKILDLMFTIGYNPRNLVPERGKSVSYYLNGVKQTALGEPGENAEIYSDGKPVDMEHVLKDKEQVIIKEATRGTDKVLKLSEAVDLEKHIVLNGDKMPLLKSVSLNGETKHGDCEIKDGDSISFERLNTVLELALELGLSAEKCEFYNEDGILSLDHEFVSGESVFYDIKRETFDDSDVIEEIAEENIVQDGKQEDGKSVSIVLNGNQKTIAHGRESFKFVDIFEYIDFDTSRPKGSLNLKLNGQNAEYLKDIKNGDVVEIYWGSADEEGGGNEDKS, via the coding sequence ATGAATGGAGAATATGTTTTTTCGCTCGACATAGGGACTAGGACTGTGATAGGGTTAGTTGGGAAGTACGAAGACGGAGTCCTGAAGATACTTGGAAGCGATAAGCTTGAGCACAGGAAAAGGGCCATGTATGACGGCCAGATACACGACATAAACAGCGTTGCAGAAATCGCCAGCCAGGTCAAGAGTTCGCTAGAGGAGAAGACTGGAATAGAGCTCAAGCATGTTTCCATAGCGGCTGCGGGACGTTCCCTAAAGACTGTGAAGTCCAAGGTCACAGTCCCTACAGACATATCCAAAGAGATAGAGAAGAGGGACATAAAGAGCGCAGAGCTTGAAGCCATACAGGTGGCGCAGAAAACCTTAGACGAAGACAGTCAAGACAAGAACAAGTACCACTGCGTGGGTTACTCTGTGATAAAGAGCTATTTAGACGATGTGCTGATAGAGAATCTAGAAGGGCATAGAGGCGACAATATAACTCTTGAACTTATTGCCACGTTTCTGCCATATACAGTCATGAACAGCCTCTACTCGGTGATGGACAGAATAGGGCTAGAAGTTGAAAATATAACGCTAGAGCCTATAGCGGCTATGGAAGTGGCCATAAAGCAGAATCTAAGGCTTCTCAACTTGGCTCTTGTGGATGTGGGGGCAGGGACTTCGGACATAGCCATAACTAGAGAGGGAACTGTTTTTTCATACGACATGGTCCCCATAGCTGGAGACGAGATAACAGAGGCTATAATCAACAAATACCTGCTCGACTACGACGAGGCTGAAAAACTTAAGCTGAAGCTAAGAGGGGAAGAGACTATAAGCTACAGTGACATAATGGGGATAGGTTATCAAAAAGAGAAATCCGAGATACTAGAAGACATAAGAGACAGCATAGAGACGCTTGCAGATGAAATAGCCAGCAGGATACTCAGCATAAACGGCAAATCCCCATCAGCCGTATTTCTAATCGGTGGAGGGGCTCAAGTTCCCAATCTAGATATCTATATAGCTGAAAAGCTGGAACTGCCGAAGGAAAGGGTCGCAGTCAGGGACACAAGCATAATAGATGACATAGAGGGGATAGACGAAAATCTGAAACACTCAGACGGGATAACTCCGATAGGTATAGCCGTGAACTCTGCCAAGAGCAGCTACAAGAACTTCATAGAGGTAAGCGTGAACTGCCAGAATGTGAAGATGTTCAACTCTGGATCGCCTAAGATACTGGACCTTATGTTTACAATAGGGTATAATCCGAGAAATCTTGTCCCAGAGAGAGGCAAGTCTGTAAGCTACTATCTAAACGGAGTAAAGCAGACTGCGCTTGGAGAGCCGGGAGAAAATGCCGAGATATATTCAGACGGCAAGCCTGTAGATATGGAGCATGTGCTGAAGGACAAAGAGCAGGTCATAATAAAAGAAGCCACAAGAGGCACTGACAAAGTGTTGAAGCTTTCAGAGGCCGTAGACCTTGAAAAGCATATAGTGCTAAACGGAGATAAAATGCCGCTTTTAAAGTCGGTATCTTTAAACGGGGAGACAAAGCATGGAGACTGCGAAATAAAGGATGGTGACAGTATATCGTTTGAAAGGCTGAACACTGTTTTGGAGTTGGCATTGGAGCTGGGGCTTTCAGCTGAAAAGTGCGAGTTTTACAACGAGGATGGGATACTGAGCCTTGACCATGAATTCGTGTCTGGCGAGAGTGTATTTTACGACATAAAGCGAGAAACTTTTGACGATAGCGATGTGATAGAGGAGATTGCCGAGGAGAACATCGTGCAAGATGGCAAACAAGAGGATGGAAAGAGCGTGAGCATAGTCTTAAACGGCAATCAAAAAACTATAGCTCACGGTAGAGAGAGCTTTAAGTTTGTGGACATATTCGAATATATAGACTTCGACACTTCAAGGCCCAAGGGAAGCTTGAATCTCAAGTTAAATGGACAAAATGCCGAGTATCTCAAAGATATAAAAAATGGAGACGTGGTTGAGATATACTGGGGGAGTGCTGATGAAGAGGGGGGAGGAAATGAGGACAAGAGTTGA
- the nth gene encoding endonuclease III, with amino-acid sequence MDKKQVKKVLEILHQNYPDAECELNYSTPFELMVATILSAQCTDVRVNKVTAELFKEYNKPEDYLSLSESELGEKIRSTGFYRNKSRHILESARILYNEYGSELPQTREELMKLPGVGRKTANVILSNAFKKNAIAVDTHVFRVSNRIGIVNESDVFKTELSLMEQIDESSWSLSHNLLVLHGRRVCKARNPLCEECDVKKYCLYYNGTV; translated from the coding sequence ATGGACAAAAAACAGGTGAAAAAGGTGCTGGAGATACTACACCAGAACTACCCGGATGCGGAGTGCGAGCTAAACTACAGCACGCCATTTGAGCTTATGGTGGCGACTATACTTTCGGCGCAGTGCACCGATGTGAGGGTGAACAAAGTTACAGCAGAGCTCTTCAAAGAGTACAACAAGCCGGAGGACTACTTAAGCTTGAGTGAGTCGGAGCTGGGCGAGAAGATAAGGAGCACAGGTTTCTACAGGAACAAGAGTAGACATATACTAGAGAGCGCCAGGATACTCTACAACGAGTATGGTTCCGAACTTCCGCAGACAAGGGAAGAGCTTATGAAGCTTCCAGGAGTCGGAAGGAAGACTGCAAATGTGATACTCAGCAATGCCTTTAAGAAAAACGCCATAGCTGTAGATACACATGTGTTCAGGGTCTCAAACAGAATAGGCATAGTCAATGAAAGCGATGTGTTTAAGACAGAGCTCTCCCTTATGGAGCAGATAGACGAGTCAAGCTGGAGCCTTTCGCACAATCTCCTTGTACTTCACGGGAGAAGGGTCTGCAAAGCCAGAAACCCGCTTTGCGAAGAATGTGATGTAAAAAAATACTGCTTGTATTATAATGGAACTGTATAG
- the queG gene encoding tRNA epoxyqueuosine(34) reductase QueG produces the protein MRIEDKIRAEAERIGIDDLGIARGYDRMRILDILAERRRIGWELEFEHSDIEDRTRPEKLLEDYSSIIAVAVSYNLKRASGRDSGGILRGVMSVSAVGEDYHRVVREKAEKLMESIVAEHPSKYYIGVDTSPLLDREIAAAAGIGFFGKNTSIINPELGSRIFLGYILTTLELECGTKLEDGCGSCEICVKACPTNAIQGDYTMNPRRCIAYLTQTKLKIPFELREKMGFKIYGCDVCQNACPKNKKAKHCRAENFMSAEGLGLEHSTRVDIQKLLSMTNREFKETYGKTSSGWRGKNILKRNAIIALGNSGDRSYVEVIRPLLKDQSKIIKEYALWSLMKLDFEGTANYIEENRELLDKELEGEYRDIHNYLEER, from the coding sequence TTGAGGATAGAAGACAAGATAAGAGCGGAGGCGGAGCGCATTGGGATAGACGATTTGGGGATCGCCCGAGGCTACGACAGAATGCGGATACTGGACATTCTTGCAGAGAGAAGGCGAATAGGCTGGGAGCTCGAGTTTGAGCACAGCGATATAGAGGACAGGACAAGGCCGGAAAAACTGCTTGAAGACTACAGCTCCATAATAGCCGTAGCTGTTTCATACAATCTAAAGAGAGCTTCTGGCAGGGACAGTGGCGGAATACTGCGTGGTGTGATGTCTGTGTCAGCAGTTGGAGAAGACTACCACAGAGTGGTCAGGGAAAAGGCCGAAAAGCTCATGGAGAGCATAGTGGCGGAACACCCTTCAAAATACTATATAGGAGTCGACACATCTCCGTTGCTCGACAGGGAAATAGCGGCCGCGGCTGGGATAGGCTTTTTTGGAAAAAACACCAGCATAATAAACCCGGAGCTAGGATCTCGCATTTTTCTGGGCTATATCTTGACTACGCTTGAGCTTGAGTGTGGAACAAAGCTGGAAGACGGATGCGGAAGCTGCGAGATATGCGTGAAGGCCTGCCCGACAAATGCGATTCAGGGCGACTACACCATGAATCCCAGGCGCTGCATAGCCTATCTAACTCAGACAAAGCTGAAGATACCTTTTGAGCTGAGAGAGAAGATGGGATTTAAAATCTACGGCTGCGACGTATGCCAAAACGCCTGCCCTAAAAACAAAAAAGCCAAGCATTGCAGAGCTGAAAACTTCATGTCAGCTGAAGGCCTAGGGCTTGAGCACTCTACTAGAGTGGATATTCAAAAGCTTCTGTCCATGACAAACAGGGAGTTCAAAGAGACATACGGCAAGACATCGTCGGGCTGGAGAGGCAAAAACATACTCAAGCGAAATGCCATAATAGCGCTTGGAAATTCAGGGGACAGAAGCTATGTCGAGGTTATAAGACCACTATTAAAGGATCAGAGCAAAATTATAAAAGAGTACGCCCTATGGTCTCTTATGAAGCTGGACTTTGAGGGCACAGCAAATTATATAGAGGAAAACAGAGAGCTTTTGGACAAGGAGCTTGAAGGTGAATACAGGGATATACACAACTATTTAGAAGAGAGGTAA
- the rodA gene encoding rod shape-determining protein RodA: protein MENRKKRFFKQFDSTLFFTVILLSIFGIIAIGSATASNSSGSLPYIRTQLVSTILGLLAVFLIMKIDYEILGKFYIPIYVVSIVLLSLTFFFGTGGEEWGGESWVRIGPVGFQPAEIVKIGVIVSIAKLIEVNQYRLSEPLVFLKIVAFAGLPIFLILLQPDFGTAMVYVFFTGVMLFIAGLDLKYFLVSIGALVLSSPLLWLSLGDYQKNRILNLLDPSRDSQGSGYQVLQSKIAIGSGKIFGMGFLNGNQTQYGFLPEKHTDFIFAVIGEEFGLLIGLVVIGLMFLLLYRLVIISKSSRDMFGSLIVVGVAAMMFVHIVENIGMTMGIMPVTGIPLPFLSYGGTFQLTNMIAIGLVLNISLKRDNLSF, encoded by the coding sequence ATGGAAAATAGAAAAAAAAGGTTTTTTAAGCAATTTGACTCGACTCTTTTTTTCACTGTCATCTTGCTCTCTATATTCGGAATAATAGCCATAGGTTCCGCAACTGCGTCTAACAGTTCGGGAAGTCTTCCCTATATAAGGACTCAGCTTGTATCTACAATTCTGGGGCTTTTAGCTGTTTTTCTGATAATGAAAATAGACTATGAGATACTGGGCAAATTCTACATCCCAATATACGTCGTCTCCATAGTGCTGCTGTCTCTTACTTTTTTCTTCGGTACAGGCGGAGAGGAGTGGGGTGGCGAAAGCTGGGTCAGAATAGGTCCTGTAGGATTCCAGCCAGCCGAGATAGTTAAGATAGGTGTCATAGTATCTATCGCGAAGCTGATAGAGGTCAATCAGTACAGATTGAGCGAACCTCTAGTTTTTTTGAAGATAGTGGCATTTGCTGGGTTGCCTATCTTTTTGATACTGCTTCAGCCCGACTTCGGAACAGCCATGGTCTACGTTTTCTTCACAGGCGTTATGCTGTTTATAGCGGGACTCGACCTCAAGTACTTTCTGGTGTCGATAGGGGCGCTTGTGCTGAGTTCGCCTCTGCTCTGGCTTTCTCTAGGCGATTATCAGAAGAACAGGATACTCAACTTGCTAGACCCTTCAAGGGACTCTCAAGGTTCTGGATATCAGGTTCTTCAGTCCAAGATAGCCATAGGCTCTGGAAAGATTTTCGGCATGGGCTTCTTAAACGGAAACCAAACACAGTACGGCTTTCTGCCTGAGAAACACACAGACTTTATATTCGCAGTTATAGGGGAGGAGTTCGGCCTCCTTATAGGTCTAGTGGTCATAGGGCTTATGTTTCTGCTGCTATACAGGCTTGTGATAATCTCTAAGAGTTCTAGGGATATGTTCGGATCTCTTATAGTTGTAGGAGTTGCAGCCATGATGTTCGTGCATATAGTGGAGAACATAGGCATGACCATGGGGATAATGCCTGTTACAGGTATACCTCTTCCTTTCCTTAGCTACGGTGGTACTTTTCAGCTTACAAATATGATCGCCATAGGACTAGTGCTCAACATAAGCTTGAAGCGAGACAACTTAAGTTTTTAG
- a CDS encoding GerMN domain-containing protein, with protein MKRLAALVIGLLTLGAVLSGCSGSEEKGTGKAEESVVADSSEESSEEKAESAEPEETKETEDGQAEAEKPIKVYVPNQDATALVEVPVEENADKNPEEIVIDKLKEQETGNQEYRKAIREDIVVHSVTVEGDMAIVDISSENLMGSGMEESFLIDSVVMSLTALDGIERVQFLVDGEKRDSLMGHIEIGYPLTAEDVGNNVDN; from the coding sequence ATGAAAAGACTGGCGGCATTGGTGATAGGGCTTCTGACTTTGGGAGCGGTACTTTCAGGCTGTTCGGGAAGCGAGGAGAAAGGCACTGGAAAAGCTGAAGAGAGCGTAGTTGCAGATAGCTCCGAAGAAAGCTCTGAAGAGAAAGCGGAGAGCGCAGAGCCTGAAGAAACTAAAGAAACTGAAGACGGACAAGCAGAAGCGGAGAAGCCTATAAAGGTATATGTTCCAAATCAGGATGCCACGGCTCTTGTAGAGGTTCCAGTGGAAGAAAATGCAGACAAAAATCCAGAAGAGATAGTCATAGACAAGCTTAAAGAGCAGGAAACTGGAAATCAAGAGTACAGAAAAGCCATAAGGGAAGATATAGTGGTTCACAGCGTGACTGTAGAAGGCGATATGGCCATCGTAGACATCTCAAGTGAAAACCTGATGGGATCTGGAATGGAGGAGAGCTTCCTGATAGACTCTGTAGTCATGTCGCTCACTGCTCTAGACGGAATAGAGAGGGTTCAGTTTCTTGTAGATGGAGAGAAAAGGGACTCGCTTATGGGGCATATTGAAATAGGATATCCGTTGACTGCGGAAGACGTGGGAAACAATGTAGATAATTAA